The region CCATCAATCACCCGCAAATGGGTTGCACGTTTGGTGGCCTTTTTTTTCATGTTTAATGGTTGCGGTGATTTTTGGCGAACTGATTTCTTATTATTTGTTTTATATTTTGCTTTTGATTGTTTCACTGCTTGCTTGTATTTTTTCATGTCGCTGGAAGGGGCCCTTTTCTTAAGAAACACGAAATAGATTACCGCGAAAATCGCTATACTGACACCGAGCATGGTAAAAATACGGCCGAAAAAGTGTGCTGTATTATTAAATAGTTGAGAAAACAAGCCGATAACAGCAAGACCGATGATCACATAAACGAACACGGAAAACTTATTGCGAATCATAAACATTCAGACCTCCTTTCAAGGTACGTAGATACAAAACTCCCTTATTTTCTGTATACCACCAAAGAGGGGGTTTATATCGTCTTTTTTACTGGTTATCTTAAATTCTTTCCTTTTTACATGAAAATATTCAAATTTAGTTTGGTTTTTTGTTCAAAGTAAAGAAAGTATAAAATTTATGGATATATGAAGCTTATAACTGGAAAGGCCATGTCCGGCTCCAGCGCCCAGCGGCTAGTGTGCTTCCTTCACCTTCCTATTGGCTCACTTCCTAATTTCATTTTACTAAAAAACATGGGGTTTCACTAGCCCGGATTATAAACTTCGAGACTTAATTTTCGACAATTGGTGATAATAGGGGTGGAGGTGGTATTGTGGCGGAAAAAAAACCAAACCAAGCGTCTTCGCAACAAGTGAAACCAGTGTCCATATTGCCCAGATCCTTATTCACCGGTTTTATCGGCGGACTGATCTGGAGTATATGCGGTGTACTCCTATATTATTTTAATTTTGCAGAGGTTTCCCCCAAAACTTTTGAGTTACGGTCCTGGTTAAAAACAGAATGGACAGACAGCTGGCTTGGCGATGTTATTTCCATACTTGGCGCAGGGATACTCTCCATATTGGCAGCGTTTATCTACTATGGATTGTTCAAGCGAATCCGGCCGTGGTGGTTTGGAGCAGTTTACGGGATTATCCTCTGGGTGATTATTTTTTATGTTTTACACCCGATTTTTGGTGATGTGCCATCTTTAGCCGAAATGAACATGCATACGATTGTGTCAACGGTCTGTTTATTCATACTTTATGGTACTTTTATTGGGTATTCCATCTCATATGATTATTATGATACGGTTGTAAAGGTATGGAAAGACAGGAAATAAATAATTATCCAAACAAGTGGGTTTATGATAAACTATAAAAGTAAAAAATCGTTTTGCAGTAAGTTTCACACATAGAACATTCAGAACAGATCAGGTGCAGATAAAAATTATTAGTCTTTCCATGGCAGGAACAGAGAAATGAGAAAACTACAGTCGACTCGAGAACACTTTGATCAGCTCAAAACAGAAAGGGGAATGGGAATATGGAGAAATTAACAAAGCTACGTGAAAAGCTTGAATCCCATGCGTTGGACGCAATTATTATTACAAGTCCAGTTAATCGGAGGTATATTACAGGATTTACAGGTACAGCTGGCGCAGCGATTATTACAGGAAAAGAGGCGCTATTTGTTACGGATTTTCGTTACATAGACCAAGCTACTGAGCAAGCCCGCGAATTTGAAATTATCCAGCATAAAGAATCCATGATTCAGGAGCTTCATGAGCAATTGCAAAAACGGAATATAAAACGTGTCGGTTTTGAAAAGGATCATGTGACTTTTTCCGAATATGAACAGTATCAGGAACTGTTTTCAGCAGAACCTGTTCCAGTCAGTGGATTGATTGAAGATTTACGGCTAATCAAATCGGAAAGCGAACTCAAAATCATGAAACAGGCTGCCAAAATTGTTGATGATGCCTTTATTCATATTCAAGACTATATCAAACCGGGCGTCAAGGAAATTGAGATTGCCAATGAACTGGAATTTTTTATGCGCAGACAAGGTGCTACATCATCCAGTTTTGATACAATTGTTGCTTCCGGCTATCGTGGAGCGCTGCCACACGGGGTAGCCTCAGAAAAAGAGATTCAAAATGGAGAGCTTGTCACAATGGATTATGGTGCTTTGTTTCAAGGCTACTGCTCCGATACGACAAGAACAGTCGCTGTTGGAGAAATAAGTGATGAGTTGCGGAACATTTATAATACGGTATTAACGGCGCAACTCAAAGGTGTGGAAGGTGTCAAACCGGGAATCACTGGCAAAGAGGGAGATGCGATTGTCCGGGATTATATAACAGAACAAGGTTATGGAGACAAATTCGGTCATTCCACTGGGCATGGTTTGGGAATGGAAGTACATGAACAGCCGACACTCTCACATCGGTCAGAAACAATATTGGAGCCTGGGATGGTTGTTACTGTTGAACCAGGTATTTATGTGCCAAATGTCGGCGGTTGCCGGATTGAAGATGATCTGGTAGTAACCGAAACAGGTAATGAACGGCTGACATTTGCTGATAAAGGATTAATTCAATTGTAAATGCGTGTTCAAAAGGAGGATAAAAAGGACCGAGAAGTTCTAAACGGCGTAGCTTTGAGCACCGGGCTTGTACAGGAAGTACTGACTTCTGCGTTGCCCACAGGACGTGGGCGGTTTTAGCAGAAGGTCCTTTTCCCAGTACATGAGGAGCGGAAAAGTAAGCCAACGAACTTCTTCAAAGGAAGGCCGACTAAGAACGGGCTTGCGCTCAGGCGTCGGCATACCCCTTTTGCAGGGGCACGTCATTTTTACCGGACTTTTTGAGCTTCAAATAAATTTTCCAAGGAGGGAATTCTCGATTGATTTCAGTTAACGATTTTAAAACAGGACTAACTATTGAAGTAGATAATGATATTTGGCAAGTTATGGAGTTCCAACATGTCAAACCAGGGAAAGGGGCAGCATTCGTCCGTTCCAAACTCCGGAATCTCCGGAATGGGAATATCCAGGAAAAGACGTTCCGTGGTGGTGAAAAGGTAAACACTGCCCATGTTGAGACGAAAAAAATGCAATACTTATATGCATCAGGTGATACCCATGCATTTATGGATACGAACACCTATGAACAAATTGAACTGCAGACCAGCCAAATTGAATACGAATTGCAATTCATGAAAGAAAACATGGAGGTCTCGGTTATAACCTACGAAGGGGAAGTCCTTGGGGTGCAATTACCAAATAATGTGGAACTTGAGGTGACGGAAACAGAGCCGGGGATCAAAGGAGATACCGCCAGTGGTGGATCCAAACCGGCAACACTGGAGACCGGTTTAATTGTTCAAGTGCCGTTTTTCGTCAATAAGGGGGACGTATTGGTAATCAATACATCCGATGGAAAATATGTATCCCGGGCTAATAAATAAATAGCATTTTATTGTATCAACAGGAGCAGTCGCTTTTAGACTGCTCCTGTTTTTGTTTGCTCTTTAAACGAGTCATATTCCTACTATGTCCACATACATTTAGTATAAAGCTAATATTATAAGGTGAGGACTTGCTATGGAAGAAATACTGCGTTTATTTCCACAATCAATTCGTGAACATGTACAAGCAAAAGTAGGCCAAAGATGGACTGTCTTGCAGGAAATTCGGTTTCGGCTGCATCAGCCAATTGAACTTGTATTTGATCATCAAACAGAATGGCTGGCAAGGTGCAGGCCGACACAACAAGATAGCATGCATGTACTAAACCAAATAAGTGCGTTTTCCCTCTACCGGCTGGAAGATGAATTACGTCAAGGGTATGTCACCATTGAAGGTGGACACAGGGTTGGGCTTGCCGGGAAGGTAAATACTTTACATGGTTTTGTCAAGGCTATCCAGCATATCACATTCATGAATATCCGTATTGCAAAGGAAAAAATAGGTGCCGCCGCTTCATTATTGCCGTATCTTTACCGAGAAACCTTTAAGAATACACTACTCGTCGGGGCGCCGCAAACAGGGAAAACAACTATTATCAGAGATTTAACGCGATTACTTGCTTCCGGCTGGCGTAATATTCCGGCAAAAAAAGTCGCCGTTATCGATGAGCGCTCAGAAATTGCTGCTTCATTAAGAGGGATTCCCCAACATAATCTGGGGTTGCGGACGGATGTCATGGATGCATGTCCGAAAGCTGAAGGCATGATGATGATGATTCGTTCCATGTCACCGGATATCCTGGTTGCGGATGAAATTGGCAGCCAGCAAGATGCAGAAGCGTTGATGGAAGCCATTCATGCCGGAGTTAGCGTCATTTGCACCATTCATGGTAAGGCATTGGACGAATTAAAACGACGTCCCTCACTCCAACAGCTTTTTGACCATCGTGTTTTCGAACGTATCGTCATTCTAACGAAGCAAAAAACACCGGGTCAAATCCAGTCTATTTACGATAAGCAGGAAAAAATTATCTTTAAGAAACCTTTGGATGACGCCATATGAAATGGATTGGTGCCCTGCTCTTCATTAGTATGACAACATGGATAGGTTTTGAAATTAGTAAACGAATAGATGATCGTCCAAAGCATATTAGACAGTTGAAAAATGCCTTGCAAATCCTGGAAGCAGAAATCCTATATAGCCAGCTGCCATTACAGGAAGCATTTCTAACCATTGCCAAACAAATACCGAATCCATCAAGATCATTCTTTGAAAATTTAGGTGAAGCTATGGAGAAAGATGATGTGGAGTTGGCTGATTTATGGGAGCGGCAAGTAAACGTCCTGATGCAGCAGTCTAGTTTGAAGAAAATTGAACAAGAGATTTTGCTTCAATTCGGACAAACCTTGGGACAACACGATTTCACCCAACAACAAAAACAGATTCAATTAACAGTAAGCCATTTAGACCGGGAGTTGGCGGAGGCGAGAGATGATCAATACAGATATAGTAAAATGGCAAAAAGTTTGGGCATTTTATGCGGATTGTTTATTGTCCTGTTATTTTTTTAGAATGAAAGGCTTTGAACTCAGGTAGTGATACTTTTACATGAGCAGAATAGAAGTCTGTATTTTTATACCATCCAGTTTAACCGGACAATCCATTCTTGCCTTCTAAGGAAAGGGGTACATCCATGCTAAGTGATGCAACCATTTTATTTCAAATTGCCGGGATCGGAATCATTGTTGCAATTATTCATACCATTATGAAACAAATGGGGAAAGAAGATATTGCCCATCTTGCTACAGTGGTTGGGTTTATCCTGGTTCTGATTATTGTTATCCAGGGTCTGGCGGATCTATTTCAGGAGATTAAGTCAGTCTTTTTGTTCCAGGGGTAGGTACATGGATATCTTACACGTTGTAATCTTCGGTATTGTTGCAAGTATTTTGTTTATCATGCTAAAGGATCTAAACCCATCCATTGCTTTTTTCCTGATCCTGATTACCGGAATTATTATTTTCCTTTCGATCATTAATCAAATCGGCACGATATTTTCTATGCTGGAATCGCTGGGAGCTAAGGCACATATAGATGGGATGTACATGGAAACTATCCTGAAAATTATTGGTATCGCCTATATTGCTGAGCTTGGTGCAAGTATTACTAAAGATGCCGGGCTTAGCTCAGTGGCCCAAAAGATCGAACTTGCGGGCAAAGTGTTCATTCTGCTCTTGGCCATCCCGGTTATCACAGCTGTTATTGAGGCGATCTTAAACTTTTTGCCAACCGCATAATCTGTATAAGTGCGTGTTCAAAAGGAGGATAAAAAAGGACCGAGAAGTTCGAGGCGGCGTAGCTTTGAGCACCGGAGTGTACGTAAGAGGTACATGAGGAGCGGAAAAGCAAGCCAACGAGCTTCAAAGAAAGGCCGACTAAAAACGGGCTTGCGCTGAGGCGTCGGCATACCCCTTTTGCAGGGGCACGTCATTTTTACCGGACTTTTTGAACATCCTCTATAAAGGAGAATAGGTAGATGGATGAAACTAGCTAAACGAAGTATCGCCATATTGTTTCTTATTTTACTAATTGCCAATGGAAGATCAGTGTTCGCTTCGCCTGACGACACCCCAGATTTACCTGACTCACCTGATGCAACAGATTTGGAATCTTCCATTCTCGACGATGTCAAATTGGAGGGAATCCAGCAATATTGGGACCAGCTTGTTCGGGATTATAGCGGCTATATACCCGAATTGGAAAAGACAAGCCTATATGAATTTTTGAAGAATAATGGTTCATTTTCATTCAAATCGATGGTGTTGGGTGTTATAAAATATTTATTTTATGAAATCGTTTTGAATGGAAAACTACTTGGGTTGTTGCTGATGCTGACATTGTTTTCCGTATTGCTGCAAACGATACAGACAGCTTTTGAACAAAATACCGTCAGTAAAATTGCCTATTTTATTGTGTATTTGGTATTGCTTTATTTAGCATTAAACAGTTTTTATTTGGCGTTTTCCTATACTAAAGAGGCCGTTGATTCGATGAGTAATTTCCTGATTGCATTAATCCCGCTTGTATTGGGATTGATGGCTTCTTTTGGCAATGTTGTTTCCGTGTCTTTTTTCCATCCGGTGATCGTTTTTTTAATCTATGTCAGCGGGGTACTCGTATCCAAGTTTATTTTACCGCTTGTATTTTTATCAGCCTTGCTTATGATTATTAGCAGCTTAAATACACAATATCAAGCAACCCATTTGGCGAATTTATTTAAATCAGTTGCATTAGGTGTACTTGGCGCTTTTTTAACTATCTTCCTTGGGGTCATGTCGGTACAAGGGGCTACAAGCGCGATTCAGGATGGAGTAGCCATGAAAACAACCAAATTTATCACCGGCAATTTTATCCCGGTTGTTGGCAGGACATTTACTGACGCGGCAGATACGATCCTGAGTGCTTCGTTATTGTTAAAAAATGCGGTTGGCATTGTGGGTCTGGTGATTGTGGTATTTCTGGCACTGTTTCCAGCGATGAAAATATTGGCAATCGCGTTTATCTATAAAATTGCTGCGGCTGTTTTGCAACCGATTGGGGATGGACCGGTTATATCCTGTTTGAATATCATTAGCAAGCATATGTTTTATATTTTAGCCGCATTGCTGGCTGTTACGCTAATGTTCTTTTTGGCAATTGTAATCATCGTTGTCGCCGGTAATATAACCTTGTTGCTGCGCTAGGGGTGAGTATATGGATTTACTGATAAATTGGGTTACACAAATTGTCATATTTTTGATTATCGCGCTAATTATAGATTTGCTTATTCCGGCTACGGCAATGAAGAAATATATTAAGCTTGTTGTAGGCCTTATCTTAATTTTGATATTTTTAAAACCGGTTTTTTATTTATTTAATATGAATATTGATCAATCGTTGGATACCGCTTTTTCCAAGCTGAGCAGGGAAGAGGTAAAACAAGATTCTATGAAAAATTCTATCGAAAAGCAAAAAAAAGAAATACAAGCTGGACAACGTGCATATATTTTAGAAGAAATGGCTGTCCAACTAAAAGATCTGGCCAAGGACCGGCTCAAGGATGAATACCAGGCAGAGATTGTCAATATCGATTTCCAGTTTAAGCCGGACGAAGAACCAGCATATGAAAACCTGGAGGAAGTCATTGTATATCTTGGTCAAATGGAAGATGAAGAGGAGGGAGCAGTGCAAACAGTTGATAACATCGATATTAATACCGATGCCCCAGTAGAAGATGATGAACAAGATGTACAGGAGATCAAACATTTATTGCACGATGTATGGGAGATCAATGACGAAAAGTTGACAATCATATGGAAGGAGGGTCATCTTGATCGAAAAACTTAAACAGTTCTTCAGTAAAAAAGACTCCGACAGCAATGTGAAAAACCCGTCCAAAAAAATAAGATATCTAATCGTCATTGGCTTGTTGGGCTTGCTCTTAGTTATTCTCAGTAATGCATTTTCTTCATCATCTGACAAAGGGAAAGAGGATCTACTTAAAACAAATCAGCCTGACCAGGATACGAATAGTACATTTGCCAAGAAAGAATCTGCTACCAGCGATGTAGATGAATTGGAAGCAAGCTATGAAAAAGATCTTGAGACGATGTTGGACAAGATCCAGGGTATATCAGATGCTGAGGTAATGGTCAACCTTAATTCTACAAAGGTAAAAGTCTATGAAAAAAATCTGATTACGGACCAGCAAACGACTGATGAGTCTGATAAAAATGGGGGAACAAGAGATGTCGAGGACAACTCGGAAGAAACTGAAACTGTACTTGTAAGACAGGGCGATAAGGAAGTCCCATTATTAATACAAACCAAAAAACCGGATGTCAGGGGTGTCTTCGTGGTTGCAAAAGGCGTTGACCATGCAACAGTGAAAAAGTGGGTGATCGAATCTGTTGCGAGAGTCCTCGATGTACCAGTCCATAAAGTATCCGTAATGCCAAAAAAATAGGGGGAGGAAATGAATATGCTGAAAAAACAAACGGTGTGGTTATTAACAATGCTCAGTTTGATGATTGTCCTAAGTTTTTACTACATGACATCAAACAAAACAAACGAGGTAGCTTTTTTGGAAAATGACAAGGATGAACAGCAAACAAATAAGGAAGTCTCGGAGGAAGCAAATAGTGGGGATGCTAAAGTAGATGACGTTGCCAATGTCGGACAAGACCAATTGTTTGAAACAATGAGGCTGGAAGTACAAGATCAGCGCAGCAAGGAAGTTACACGCTTGGAGGATGTCGTTGCTTCCAATGCAGCAAGTACAGAAGAGAAAAATAAGGCATATGATGACATTGAAGCGCTTGAACAACGGTCTTCAAAAGAATCGATTTTGGAAGAATCCATTCTCGCATCAGCGGATTACCAGGATGTACTAGTCCGATTTGACGATAAAGATGCCGGTAAAGTACATGTAAATGTGATTACAGATGAAATGCCAAAAGATCAGGCATTGAATATCATGCAAATGGTACGCGATGAATTTGGCGAGGTTCCGGTTGATGTTAATTACCAGCCTCAAGAAGGGTAAAATAAAAATGAACCAAAAACAAAAATCACGTGAACTCTTATCTTTTTGATAAGAGTTTTATTTTGTATTCGCAATCTGATCACATTATTGCTATAATTAGACTGTTATTTGGCCATTGGAGAGAGAATATAAAGCATTTTGAAGGTATTGCCCTTGATGTTTGTTAAGGCTTTATCGTAAAATGTGAAAGGGAACAATTTAGGACCTGTTTTTATATTTTGGTATTAATTTTTTAGGAATTCACAACTGAATGTCCTGTAAACAAAGGGGTGCTTAGGAAATGTTAAATGTAGAAGAAATTCAGGAATTAATTAAATTGATCGACCAAACATCTATTGACGAATTTACCTATGAAACACAGGGAACAACGATTTCGATGAAGAAGGCTTTGGGTGAAACGATGGTGCAACCAGTTCAAAAGGTAGTAGCCCCAGTTGAAAAGCCTGCCGAAACAATTAGTAATCCATCGCCACAGCCAGTAGCAGAGCAAGATCAAGCGCAAGTATCACAAACCGCCCACACCAACGAATCAACCGTTGATTACGATTATGAGATTACGTCCCCAATGGTCGGTACATTATATTCTTCTTCATCACCGGAGGCAGATCCATATGTACAAAAAGGCAGCACAGTGCAAAAAGATACCGTGGTTTGTATCATTGAAGCAATGAAATTATTTAACGAAATTGAAGCGGAAGTGAATGGAGAAATCGTCGAGATCTTAGTGGATGATGGCGAATTGGTGGAATATGGTCAGCCGTTATTCCGAGTCAAGACGAAGTAAGGGGACGATAGCATGATTAAAAAACTATTGATCGCGAACAGAGGGGAGATCGCTGTTCGAATTATTCGCGCATGTAAGGAAATGGACATAGAAACTGTTGCTGTATATTCAGAGGCAGATAAAGAATCATTACATGTAAAGCTTGCTGATGAAGCATACTGCATTGGGCCGACATCAAGCAAAGATAGTTACCTTAATTTCACCAACATTATGAGTGTTGCTACGATGACCGAGGTGGATGCCATTCATCCGGGATATGGATTTTTATCGGAAAACGCAGATTTTGCCGAGATCTGTCGGGCTTGTAATGTTACTTTCGTTGGTCCATCCTCGAATGCTATCCAGCAAATGGGAATCAAAGATGTTGCCAGGGAAACAATGAAGAACGCGGATGTACCAATCGTTCCCGGTTCTGAAGGAATCATTGAATCCGAAGAAGAAGCAATCGAAGTTGCAGAAAAGATTGGCTATCCAGTCATTATTAAAGCTACTGCCGGGGGCGGTGGAAAAGGGATCCGTGTTGCTCATGATCAAGACAACCTGATCAAGGGAATCCGGATTACACAAAAAGAGGCAGAAACCTCTTTTGGTAATGCCGGCGTATATTTGGAAAAGTTTATTGAAGATTTCCGCCATGTTGAAATCCAGGTTTTAGCGGATCAGCATGGGAATGTAATTCATTTGGGTGAACGGGATTGTACGATTCAGCGCCGATTGCAAAAATTGGTAGAAGAATCGCCATCACCAGCGTTGACACCTCAAATAAGGAAGCAAATGGGTGAAGCTGCTGTAAAAGCCGCCAAAGCGGTAGACTATGTTGGAGCAGGTACGATTGAATTTATTTTTGACCGGTCGAGCAAGTCATTCTATTTTATGGAAATGAATACACGTATCCAAGTGGAACATCCGGTAACTGAAATGGTCACTGGCATCGATCTGGTTAAGGAACAAATTAATATTGCTAACGGCAAACCATTATCTATTACCCAGGAAGAAGTTGAATTCGAGGGCTGGGCAATTGAATGTCGGATTAATGCGGAGAACCCGTTTAAAAACTTTATGCCTTCACCAGGCAAAATTGCGATGTATTTACCACCAGGCGGTTTAGGGGTTCGCGTTGATTCAGCAGTATATCCGGACTACACCATACCGCCATATTATGATTCCATGATTGCGAAATTAGTCGCCTATGGGCCAACAAGAAAAGAAGCCATTCAACGGATGAAACGTGCCTTGGATGAATATGTTATTGAAGGGATTTATTCGACGGTTCCGTTTCATCGGATCATTATGGACCATGAAGTGTTTGTTGGCGGTGATTTTAATACGAAATTCCTGGAAGAACATCCGATTGAGGAAATTGAATAAGGTGAGTGTTCAAAAGGAGGGTAAATATGAGTGAACAACCATTATTAGACGTTAGTGATGATACAAGTCTTGGAAAGGTTGAAATTGCCCCTGAGGTTATAGAGGTAATTACCGGTATTGCAGCCTCTGAAGTAGACGGCCTGTCATCTATGCGTGGCAATTTTGCTGCCGGGGTGGTGGAACGCTTAGGGAAGAAGTCACATGGTAAAGGGGTCAAGGTCGAATTAACTGATTCAGGGATATTGATTGATCTGTATGTCGTTTTAAACTTTGGCGTTTCCATTCCGGAAGTTGCTCAAAAGCTACAAACGAATATCAGACAGACAATTAAAAATATGACTGCACTTGAAATCGCGGAAATTAACATTCATGTCGTTGGGATCCAAATGGAAAATCGTGAACAAGCAGAAACCGACGAATAGAAATAAAAAGCCATGGTCCAAGGAATACGCCCTTGGCCATGGCTTTTATTGCGGAGAATCTATATGATATATCCATGTTCGCAAAGGTGCATGCCCAGCTACCAGAGCGCTTTTACTTTTCATGTAATCATGTTATGATTTGTAGAGATATAATAGAAGGAGTAGTGTTTTGATGAAACGTCATGCGGCAAGAGAGAAGGCCTTTCAAATTTTATTTCAACTGGACATCAATGAAATAAACCCCAAACATGTTGCAGAGGAGCAAGTGAAACAGGATGCATTTTTGGAAAAACTTGTGTCAGGTGTCATCAATCATAAAACAGAAATTGATTCAGTGATTACGAATCATTTGGAGAAATGGTCTATCACCAGGATCGCGACAGTAGAACGGACTATACTGCGAATAGCAACTTATGAATTACGTTATCTTGATGATATGCCAGCAAAAGTTTCCATCAATGAGGCTGTTGAATTGGCACACACGTACGGGGATGACAAGTCCGGTAAATTTGTTAATGGCGTTTTATCACGCATTAACGGGCTGTAATACCGCCTCCTTTTTTAAGCGCGAGTAAACTCAACCAAGAAGAAAGGGTAAACGGCCCATAAATCAAAAGGGGATGAGGACTTGACGGCAGAAGTGATAAATGGTAAGGAATTGGCAGCTGAAATCAAGGCGGAGATGAAGGCAGAGGTATCCCGCTTACGTGAACAAGGACTAATACCACATTTAACGGTAGTGTT is a window of Lentibacillus daqui DNA encoding:
- a CDS encoding SA1362 family protein; translated protein: MIRNKFSVFVYVIIGLAVIGLFSQLFNNTAHFFGRIFTMLGVSIAIFAVIYFVFLKKRAPSSDMKKYKQAVKQSKAKYKTNNKKSVRQKSPQPLNMKKKATKRATHLRVIDGNGNKQKRKNRASF
- a CDS encoding YqhR family membrane protein, with protein sequence MAEKKPNQASSQQVKPVSILPRSLFTGFIGGLIWSICGVLLYYFNFAEVSPKTFELRSWLKTEWTDSWLGDVISILGAGILSILAAFIYYGLFKRIRPWWFGAVYGIILWVIIFYVLHPIFGDVPSLAEMNMHTIVSTVCLFILYGTFIGYSISYDYYDTVVKVWKDRK
- a CDS encoding M24 family metallopeptidase, which codes for MEKLTKLREKLESHALDAIIITSPVNRRYITGFTGTAGAAIITGKEALFVTDFRYIDQATEQAREFEIIQHKESMIQELHEQLQKRNIKRVGFEKDHVTFSEYEQYQELFSAEPVPVSGLIEDLRLIKSESELKIMKQAAKIVDDAFIHIQDYIKPGVKEIEIANELEFFMRRQGATSSSFDTIVASGYRGALPHGVASEKEIQNGELVTMDYGALFQGYCSDTTRTVAVGEISDELRNIYNTVLTAQLKGVEGVKPGITGKEGDAIVRDYITEQGYGDKFGHSTGHGLGMEVHEQPTLSHRSETILEPGMVVTVEPGIYVPNVGGCRIEDDLVVTETGNERLTFADKGLIQL
- the efp gene encoding elongation factor P is translated as MISVNDFKTGLTIEVDNDIWQVMEFQHVKPGKGAAFVRSKLRNLRNGNIQEKTFRGGEKVNTAHVETKKMQYLYASGDTHAFMDTNTYEQIELQTSQIEYELQFMKENMEVSVITYEGEVLGVQLPNNVELEVTETEPGIKGDTASGGSKPATLETGLIVQVPFFVNKGDVLVINTSDGKYVSRANK
- the spoIIIAA gene encoding stage III sporulation protein AA — translated: MEEILRLFPQSIREHVQAKVGQRWTVLQEIRFRLHQPIELVFDHQTEWLARCRPTQQDSMHVLNQISAFSLYRLEDELRQGYVTIEGGHRVGLAGKVNTLHGFVKAIQHITFMNIRIAKEKIGAAASLLPYLYRETFKNTLLVGAPQTGKTTIIRDLTRLLASGWRNIPAKKVAVIDERSEIAASLRGIPQHNLGLRTDVMDACPKAEGMMMMIRSMSPDILVADEIGSQQDAEALMEAIHAGVSVICTIHGKALDELKRRPSLQQLFDHRVFERIVILTKQKTPGQIQSIYDKQEKIIFKKPLDDAI
- the spoIIIAB gene encoding stage III sporulation protein SpoIIIAB — encoded protein: MKWIGALLFISMTTWIGFEISKRIDDRPKHIRQLKNALQILEAEILYSQLPLQEAFLTIAKQIPNPSRSFFENLGEAMEKDDVELADLWERQVNVLMQQSSLKKIEQEILLQFGQTLGQHDFTQQQKQIQLTVSHLDRELAEARDDQYRYSKMAKSLGILCGLFIVLLFF
- the spoIIIAC gene encoding stage III sporulation protein AC; amino-acid sequence: MLSDATILFQIAGIGIIVAIIHTIMKQMGKEDIAHLATVVGFILVLIIVIQGLADLFQEIKSVFLFQG
- the spoIIIAD gene encoding stage III sporulation protein AD, whose translation is MDILHVVIFGIVASILFIMLKDLNPSIAFFLILITGIIIFLSIINQIGTIFSMLESLGAKAHIDGMYMETILKIIGIAYIAELGASITKDAGLSSVAQKIELAGKVFILLLAIPVITAVIEAILNFLPTA
- the spoIIIAE gene encoding stage III sporulation protein AE, giving the protein MKLAKRSIAILFLILLIANGRSVFASPDDTPDLPDSPDATDLESSILDDVKLEGIQQYWDQLVRDYSGYIPELEKTSLYEFLKNNGSFSFKSMVLGVIKYLFYEIVLNGKLLGLLLMLTLFSVLLQTIQTAFEQNTVSKIAYFIVYLVLLYLALNSFYLAFSYTKEAVDSMSNFLIALIPLVLGLMASFGNVVSVSFFHPVIVFLIYVSGVLVSKFILPLVFLSALLMIISSLNTQYQATHLANLFKSVALGVLGAFLTIFLGVMSVQGATSAIQDGVAMKTTKFITGNFIPVVGRTFTDAADTILSASLLLKNAVGIVGLVIVVFLALFPAMKILAIAFIYKIAAAVLQPIGDGPVISCLNIISKHMFYILAALLAVTLMFFLAIVIIVVAGNITLLLR
- the spoIIIAF gene encoding stage III sporulation protein AF; this encodes MDLLINWVTQIVIFLIIALIIDLLIPATAMKKYIKLVVGLILILIFLKPVFYLFNMNIDQSLDTAFSKLSREEVKQDSMKNSIEKQKKEIQAGQRAYILEEMAVQLKDLAKDRLKDEYQAEIVNIDFQFKPDEEPAYENLEEVIVYLGQMEDEEEGAVQTVDNIDINTDAPVEDDEQDVQEIKHLLHDVWEINDEKLTIIWKEGHLDRKT
- the spoIIIAG gene encoding stage III sporulation protein AG, with translation MIEKLKQFFSKKDSDSNVKNPSKKIRYLIVIGLLGLLLVILSNAFSSSSDKGKEDLLKTNQPDQDTNSTFAKKESATSDVDELEASYEKDLETMLDKIQGISDAEVMVNLNSTKVKVYEKNLITDQQTTDESDKNGGTRDVEDNSEETETVLVRQGDKEVPLLIQTKKPDVRGVFVVAKGVDHATVKKWVIESVARVLDVPVHKVSVMPKK
- a CDS encoding SpoIIIAH-like family protein, with amino-acid sequence MLKKQTVWLLTMLSLMIVLSFYYMTSNKTNEVAFLENDKDEQQTNKEVSEEANSGDAKVDDVANVGQDQLFETMRLEVQDQRSKEVTRLEDVVASNAASTEEKNKAYDDIEALEQRSSKESILEESILASADYQDVLVRFDDKDAGKVHVNVITDEMPKDQALNIMQMVRDEFGEVPVDVNYQPQEG
- the accB gene encoding acetyl-CoA carboxylase biotin carboxyl carrier protein; translation: MLNVEEIQELIKLIDQTSIDEFTYETQGTTISMKKALGETMVQPVQKVVAPVEKPAETISNPSPQPVAEQDQAQVSQTAHTNESTVDYDYEITSPMVGTLYSSSSPEADPYVQKGSTVQKDTVVCIIEAMKLFNEIEAEVNGEIVEILVDDGELVEYGQPLFRVKTK